One window of the Paenibacillus beijingensis genome contains the following:
- a CDS encoding YlbG family protein, which produces MFSERTGYIVWVNDWKAARNLEKYGNVHYISRKMHYVVIYLNSERAEDTLRNVQRLPYVKKIERSYRNEIKTEYSSNVPDKTRFYSL; this is translated from the coding sequence ATGTTCTCGGAACGCACAGGCTATATTGTATGGGTCAACGATTGGAAAGCGGCCCGAAATTTGGAAAAGTACGGCAATGTCCATTACATTTCGCGCAAGATGCACTACGTCGTCATTTACTTGAATTCCGAGCGCGCCGAAGATACGCTGCGAAATGTTCAGCGCCTTCCTTATGTCAAGAAAATTGAACGTTCGTACCGCAACGAAATCAAGACGGAATACTCGAGTAATGTTCCGGACAAAACCCGGTTTTACAGCTTGTAA
- a CDS encoding selenium metabolism-associated LysR family transcriptional regulator, with protein MALNFHQLHIFYTVADKGSFSAAAVALHMTQPAVTMQVQSLEDYFGTKLFQRSTKRIELTEAGRTLLPYAKQSIDLIRETDAAMSKFTSQLKGRLQLGASLTIGEYILPRLLGSFGQEYPHISISMKVMNTTQIMDEIFSHHLNFGLIEAPVSHPDLHIEPVMNDELVLIAHRGHPLASRESVLLEEAMSYPLVLREQGSGTRQVMEDQLRRKNLDPDKLNIVMELGSTGAVKSAVEAGLGMSIVSLSSIKHEVALELINVVPLSDVTFSREFFSIYLKSALLPISAVTFLTFLRERDLKQWL; from the coding sequence ATGGCACTTAATTTTCACCAACTGCATATTTTCTATACGGTCGCGGATAAAGGCAGCTTTTCAGCGGCAGCAGTCGCTTTGCATATGACACAGCCTGCCGTCACGATGCAGGTGCAGTCGCTGGAAGACTATTTCGGTACAAAGCTGTTCCAGCGTTCCACCAAACGGATTGAACTGACCGAGGCCGGGAGGACGCTGCTGCCGTACGCCAAACAGAGCATTGACCTGATTCGTGAAACGGATGCGGCGATGTCGAAATTTACGAGCCAATTGAAAGGGCGTCTTCAGCTGGGAGCGAGCCTGACGATTGGAGAATATATACTTCCGCGGCTGCTCGGATCTTTTGGGCAGGAATATCCGCATATTTCAATCAGCATGAAAGTGATGAACACGACGCAAATCATGGATGAAATTTTTAGCCATCATCTGAATTTCGGATTGATTGAAGCTCCGGTCTCGCATCCGGATCTGCACATTGAGCCGGTCATGAACGATGAGCTGGTGCTGATTGCGCACCGCGGCCACCCGCTTGCCAGCCGTGAAAGCGTTCTGCTTGAGGAAGCGATGTCGTACCCGTTAGTGCTGCGGGAGCAAGGATCGGGAACGAGACAGGTGATGGAAGATCAGCTGCGCCGCAAAAATCTGGATCCGGACAAGCTGAACATCGTCATGGAGCTCGGCAGCACCGGAGCGGTGAAATCCGCCGTTGAAGCCGGTCTCGGCATGTCGATTGTGTCGTTGTCGTCGATAAAGCATGAAGTGGCATTGGAGCTTATTAATGTGGTGCCGCTTTCAGACGTAACATTCAGCCGCGAGTTTTTCTCGATTTATTTAAAATCCGCGCTGCTCCCGATTTCAGCCGTCACGTTTTTAACCTTTTTAAGAGAGAGGGATTTGAAGCAATGGCTATAA
- a CDS encoding YlbF family regulator — MSITEQELADHHSAWRPAEGSGAETLDMAQLLLCAYELGDTINQSAEVAEYLYWKQQVDCDAEVAALKAKFRKAKETFAECERFGRFHPDYHAAKDAVKSIVREMDGYECVQRFKEAESAVDTLLHDVALLIAGSVSETIKVPGNDPLPGGGCGSGGSCSCGSGGCG, encoded by the coding sequence ATGTCGATTACCGAACAAGAGTTGGCGGATCATCATTCCGCATGGCGGCCTGCCGAGGGCAGCGGTGCCGAGACTCTTGATATGGCCCAGCTTCTGCTGTGCGCTTATGAGCTTGGAGATACGATCAATCAATCGGCCGAAGTTGCCGAGTATTTATATTGGAAGCAGCAAGTCGATTGCGATGCGGAGGTTGCCGCATTGAAGGCCAAATTCCGCAAAGCGAAAGAAACATTTGCCGAATGCGAGCGTTTCGGCCGCTTTCATCCCGATTACCACGCTGCAAAGGATGCGGTGAAGTCGATAGTACGGGAGATGGACGGATACGAATGCGTTCAGCGCTTTAAAGAGGCGGAGAGCGCGGTCGATACGCTGCTGCATGATGTTGCGCTCTTGATCGCGGGCTCCGTATCGGAAACGATTAAAGTGCCGGGCAACGATCCGCTGCCCGGCGGCGGCTGCGGAAGCGGCGGTTCGTGCAGCTGCGGAAGCGGCGGCTGCGGTTAA
- a CDS encoding alpha/beta-type small acid-soluble spore protein, with translation MSRRRRRLAVPGAEQGLQTFKAEVMRQAGYAVDANRPDDVKYEVARTIGVPLRQGDNGHLTTEEAGSVGGQIGGTMVREMIRLAQERLAQSGNKL, from the coding sequence ATGTCCAGAAGAAGACGGCGTCTTGCTGTGCCGGGAGCGGAGCAGGGGTTGCAAACGTTTAAGGCGGAAGTGATGAGGCAAGCGGGATACGCAGTCGATGCAAACCGTCCGGATGACGTCAAATACGAGGTGGCCCGTACGATCGGGGTGCCGCTGCGCCAAGGTGACAACGGCCATCTTACGACCGAGGAAGCGGGCTCGGTGGGGGGCCAAATCGGCGGCACGATGGTGCGGGAAATGATCCGGCTGGCCCAGGAGCGGCTTGCCCAATCGGGGAATAAGCTTTAA
- a CDS encoding PHP domain-containing protein has product MAIKRADLHTHTTASDGTEAPAVNVRLAREAGLAAVAITDHDTTFGVAEAIAEGERLNVAVVPGAELSTVADGTDIHILAYYTHPGDSLWLERLHGLRSVRGSRNRLIVERLNSLGIAITMEEVEARAGVRKVGGGRPQNGGGLSSHPSGSSEPPAASGEKTVGRPHIAEVLIAKGVVSTMQEAFDRYLASGAAAYVNPPRVHPLQALEWIREAGGVSVIAHPGLYGKDDLVEQLIAAGAMGIEVYHSDHTEADIARYGRLADRYGLIRTGGSDFHGFREGKPFHGPLGGVTVDAAVVTQLRSAAKR; this is encoded by the coding sequence ATGGCTATAAAGCGCGCGGATTTGCATACCCATACGACCGCCTCTGACGGCACCGAAGCGCCCGCGGTAAATGTCAGGCTCGCCCGTGAGGCCGGTCTGGCCGCTGTAGCCATAACCGATCATGACACCACCTTCGGCGTGGCGGAAGCGATCGCCGAAGGAGAGCGACTGAACGTCGCCGTTGTCCCCGGGGCCGAACTCAGTACGGTTGCAGATGGAACCGACATCCATATTTTAGCTTATTATACCCACCCCGGGGACAGCCTTTGGCTGGAGCGGCTGCATGGACTGCGCAGCGTCCGCGGCTCCCGCAACCGGCTCATTGTGGAGCGGCTTAATTCGCTTGGCATCGCCATTACGATGGAGGAAGTCGAAGCGCGGGCGGGTGTTCGAAAAGTGGGAGGAGGCCGACCGCAGAATGGCGGGGGACTGTCAAGTCACCCATCGGGTTCGTCGGAGCCGCCCGCTGCATCCGGGGAAAAAACGGTGGGACGGCCGCACATTGCGGAGGTGCTGATCGCCAAAGGCGTCGTGTCGACCATGCAGGAGGCGTTCGACCGATACCTCGCGTCCGGGGCGGCGGCGTATGTCAATCCGCCGCGGGTCCATCCGCTGCAAGCGCTGGAATGGATACGGGAGGCAGGCGGCGTCAGCGTCATCGCGCACCCCGGCCTGTACGGAAAGGACGATTTGGTGGAGCAGCTCATTGCAGCCGGAGCGATGGGCATTGAAGTGTATCATTCCGACCATACGGAAGCGGATATTGCCCGCTACGGGCGGCTGGCCGACCGTTACGGGCTGATCCGAACGGGTGGATCGGACTTTCACGGCTTCCGTGAAGGCAAGCCGTTTCACGGTCCGCTGGGCGGCGTAACGGTCGACGCTGCAGTCGTAACGCAGCTGCGAAGCGCGGCCAAGCGCTGA